The Solanum lycopersicum chromosome 9, SLM_r2.1 genome window below encodes:
- the LEMT1 gene encoding metallothionein-like protein type 2 B encodes MSCCGGNCGCGSSCKCGNGCGGCKMYPDMSYTESSTTTETLVLGVGPEKTSFGAMEMGESPVAENGCKCGSDCKCNPCTCSK; translated from the exons ATGTCGTGCTGTGGAGGAAACTGTGGCTGTGGATCTAGCTGCAAGTGCGGCAACGGCTGTGGAGG TTGCAAGATGTACCCAGACATGAGCTACACCGAAAGCAGCACAACCACTGAGACTTTGGTGCTTGGGGTGGGACCTGAGAAGACAAGCTTCGGCGCCATGGAGATGGGTGAATCCCCTGTTGCTGAGAATGGCTGCAAATGTGGATCTGACTGCAAGTGCAACCCTTGCACTTGTTCTAAGTGA